One Proteinivorax tanatarense DNA segment encodes these proteins:
- a CDS encoding FAD-dependent oxidoreductase: MAKERVLDLANKISRTKRGSKGEITPDRPEYKILEPVVTEEMADVALCLELRKPQTASEVAKQCGKSEKETAEILWQLAEYGVVFVEKVDGVDKYWIELWVPGHMELMVNNKEIVKKYPQIGRAFEEYGRARAPLAVGNFPIGKGPMRVIPIETSIEGETRRASYEEVSKYLNDNTVFSVSDCSCRTAREVMGEGCGHLKEEMCIQLGKAAEYYIRTGRGREISRDEAFEIIKKAEENGLMHSIPNLDGVGETHAICNCCGCSCLAIRNAGMFLHSDFVRSNYISQVDEEKCVACGECAEVCPVNALKLGQKLCSKNPVELKEREELPSNSEWGPEKWNEDYRINKENVVETGTSPCKTNCPAHISVQGYIKLAAQGNYLEALELIKHENPFPAVCGRICPKKCESDCTRGDVDDPVAIDDIKKFIAEQELKSDSRFVPKVKNQYDKKIAVVGAGPSGLSCAYYLAVDGYEVTVFEKEKMLGGMLTLGIPSYRLGKKVINAEIDILRELGVTFKTGVEVGKDVSLQELRSEGYEAFYVAIGAQLGRKIGLEGEDAKGVLTGIDFLRKVNLGEDLKLTGNTVVIGGGNVAIDVARTATRIGASKVDMFCLEDREQMPALKEEIDEAICEGIEISNSWGPKRIVTENGRVVGVEFKKCISVIDSSGNFNPVFDENKTKIVKADNVLISVGQAMDWGSILENSKANLNANQTIKADSFTLQTDEPDVFAGGDSMTGPSFAIDAISMGKEAAISIHRFVHPGQSLVIGRDRREFYSFNKEDLIIDGYDRTPRQRTEHVDAAKAKKSFDDLRSTFTEEQVKKESERCLGCGVTTVDEYMCLGCGACTTRCKFDAIGLVRKYDEENVELEKLKPLVVKQVIKRKGKITARKVNKFVTGVFSSKDN, translated from the coding sequence ATGGCAAAAGAAAGAGTGTTAGACTTAGCAAATAAAATTAGTAGAACTAAGAGGGGTTCAAAAGGAGAGATTACTCCAGATCGTCCAGAATATAAGATTTTGGAACCTGTTGTTACAGAAGAGATGGCGGATGTTGCCCTTTGCCTAGAATTGCGCAAACCTCAAACTGCATCCGAAGTAGCTAAGCAATGTGGCAAAAGCGAAAAGGAGACAGCAGAAATTTTATGGCAGCTTGCAGAGTATGGCGTCGTATTTGTAGAAAAGGTTGACGGTGTTGATAAATACTGGATTGAACTGTGGGTTCCGGGACATATGGAACTGATGGTAAATAATAAAGAGATAGTTAAGAAATATCCTCAGATAGGACGTGCCTTTGAAGAGTATGGAAGGGCAAGAGCTCCACTAGCTGTAGGAAACTTTCCAATAGGAAAGGGTCCTATGCGAGTAATTCCTATCGAAACATCCATCGAAGGGGAAACTAGAAGAGCATCATATGAGGAAGTTTCTAAATATTTAAATGATAACACCGTCTTTTCTGTTTCCGACTGTTCTTGTCGTACAGCAAGAGAAGTTATGGGGGAAGGATGTGGCCATTTAAAAGAAGAGATGTGTATTCAGCTGGGTAAAGCCGCTGAGTATTATATACGTACAGGTAGAGGTCGGGAAATTAGCCGGGATGAAGCATTTGAAATAATCAAAAAGGCGGAAGAAAATGGTTTGATGCATAGTATACCAAACTTAGATGGTGTTGGTGAGACCCATGCTATATGCAACTGTTGTGGATGCTCATGCTTAGCTATTAGAAATGCCGGGATGTTTTTGCATAGCGACTTTGTTCGCTCCAATTATATTTCACAAGTGGATGAAGAAAAATGTGTCGCTTGTGGTGAATGTGCTGAAGTTTGCCCTGTCAATGCATTGAAGCTAGGACAAAAGCTATGCAGCAAAAATCCTGTGGAACTCAAAGAAAGAGAGGAGTTGCCTTCTAACTCAGAGTGGGGTCCAGAGAAGTGGAATGAAGACTATCGCATAAATAAAGAAAATGTTGTGGAAACTGGAACAAGCCCATGTAAAACTAATTGCCCAGCTCATATTTCTGTACAAGGCTATATCAAACTAGCTGCTCAAGGTAATTATTTAGAAGCTTTAGAGCTTATAAAACATGAAAATCCTTTCCCAGCAGTATGTGGTCGAATTTGTCCAAAAAAATGTGAATCAGATTGTACTCGAGGAGATGTAGACGACCCAGTAGCTATTGATGATATTAAAAAGTTTATCGCCGAACAAGAGTTAAAATCAGATAGTCGTTTTGTACCAAAAGTCAAAAATCAATATGATAAAAAGATTGCTGTTGTGGGAGCTGGACCATCAGGACTTTCTTGTGCTTATTACTTAGCTGTTGATGGATATGAAGTTACGGTATTTGAAAAAGAAAAGATGCTTGGCGGTATGTTGACACTAGGGATTCCGTCTTATAGACTGGGAAAAAAAGTGATTAACGCTGAAATTGATATTTTACGTGAACTTGGTGTTACTTTTAAAACTGGTGTAGAAGTTGGTAAAGACGTGAGTCTTCAAGAATTAAGGAGTGAAGGGTATGAAGCCTTTTATGTAGCTATTGGTGCTCAGCTAGGAAGAAAGATAGGCCTTGAAGGTGAAGATGCAAAAGGAGTGCTTACAGGCATTGACTTTTTACGTAAGGTTAATTTAGGAGAAGATTTAAAACTAACCGGTAATACCGTTGTCATAGGTGGCGGTAACGTTGCAATTGATGTTGCTAGGACTGCTACTAGAATTGGGGCATCGAAGGTTGATATGTTCTGTCTTGAAGATCGTGAGCAAATGCCAGCACTTAAAGAAGAAATAGATGAAGCTATTTGTGAAGGTATCGAAATTAGCAACTCTTGGGGACCTAAGCGTATTGTTACCGAGAATGGTCGTGTAGTTGGCGTGGAGTTTAAAAAATGCATTTCAGTTATCGATAGTAGCGGGAATTTTAACCCAGTATTCGATGAAAACAAAACAAAAATTGTTAAAGCAGATAATGTGTTGATTTCAGTTGGTCAGGCTATGGATTGGGGCAGTATACTGGAGAACAGTAAAGCGAACCTAAACGCAAATCAAACTATAAAGGCAGACTCTTTTACACTTCAAACAGATGAGCCTGATGTATTTGCAGGTGGTGACTCTATGACTGGTCCTAGTTTTGCTATCGATGCAATTTCAATGGGGAAAGAAGCGGCAATTTCGATACATCGCTTTGTTCACCCAGGACAGAGTTTAGTTATAGGTAGAGATAGAAGGGAGTTTTACTCATTTAACAAAGAAGACTTAATCATAGATGGTTATGACCGTACGCCAAGACAAAGAACAGAGCATGTTGATGCAGCTAAAGCCAAAAAATCATTTGATGATTTGCGTTCTACATTTACAGAAGAACAGGTTAAAAAAGAATCTGAACGTTGTTTAGGGTGTGGTGTTACCACAGTAGACGAATATATGTGCTTAGGATGTGGCGCATGTACAACCAGATGTAAGTTTGATGCAATTGGCCTTGTCAGAAAATATGATGAAGAAAATGTGGAGCTAGAAAAGCTTAAACCTTTAGTTGTTAAACAAGTGATTAAGCGTAAAGGAAAAATTACTGCTAGAAAGGTCAACAAGTTTGTGACTGGAGTTTTCTCTAGCAAGGATAACTAA
- a CDS encoding anti sigma factor C-terminal domain-containing protein yields MEYYQQALDYVDENGMNVFGVLVHGEVEDILELVEDTDLISLKIDQVLPLSPHLY; encoded by the coding sequence GTGGAGTATTATCAACAAGCTTTAGACTATGTTGATGAAAATGGCATGAATGTTTTTGGTGTACTAGTACATGGCGAGGTTGAAGATATCTTAGAGCTAGTGGAAGATACCGATTTGATTTCACTGAAAATTGATCAAGTGTTGCCGTTATCGCCACATCTATATTAG
- a CDS encoding hydrogenase maturation nickel metallochaperone HypA produces the protein MHELGVVIEVVKTVENFAKDNNLTQIDTLVLQIGELSSMIPRYVEACYPAAVDGTLLENTKLEIEILPANILCKECNEVFKLTDGGNSCPNCSSENIELLSGKEFMVKEIIAC, from the coding sequence TTGCATGAACTAGGTGTTGTAATAGAAGTGGTAAAAACTGTTGAAAATTTTGCAAAGGATAATAACTTAACCCAAATAGATACGTTGGTACTTCAAATTGGAGAGTTATCATCAATGATTCCCAGGTATGTTGAAGCATGCTATCCAGCTGCAGTGGACGGAACTTTATTAGAGAATACAAAGTTGGAGATAGAGATTTTGCCGGCTAATATTCTTTGTAAAGAGTGTAATGAAGTTTTTAAACTCACAGATGGTGGCAATAGTTGTCCTAATTGTAGTAGCGAAAATATAGAGTTGCTATCAGGAAAAGAGTTTATGGTAAAAGAGATTATAGCGTGTTGA